Proteins from a single region of Gordonia hongkongensis:
- a CDS encoding HNH endonuclease signature motif containing protein: MSDETTTAQPRAVELVADLHRILDELQTVDLAPCTDTELADLAADTEKAIARLTVAGDRQIDQVEARDLPRKAGCRTLMQFMTHRLRVSNPVRRRIQMDATSHRTSLGGDILEPEHPTLAEAFAVGAVGSGHVQATLDVLDRIPVAVDHDIKVAAERQMAEIAVDHTPADITQLGARLLAHLDPDGTLADDSDQKRRRGLWIGRQRADGTATISGTLTPELHARLTMMFAVWGKPGLNNPDDPHSPQGPAATADPDALTAAADRDGRTPAQTNHDALDAALAAKFADGTLGTTHRGLPMQLIIKADLADLIREAGLATTATGTLLPIPDLIAMAADIQPWLAIFKDHTTVPLHFGRGKRLATREQRLASFARPDGEVCSAPGCDQPATHVDMHHAQKDWAKGGLTDIDDLAPACPRHNRMVGDQPGQYTTRIVRSGPDEGRCLWRLNAEPGAPPNPERLNRRPDIPRRFAHHLNTVRNDIHGPPPRPGDHPRPDGHTHDDARRSWATISHVIDVRPPRPGRRQVRPSLVEAHLMELLATH; the protein is encoded by the coding sequence ATGTCTGACGAAACCACCACGGCGCAACCACGTGCCGTCGAGCTGGTGGCCGACCTCCACCGCATCCTCGACGAACTACAGACCGTGGACCTGGCGCCGTGCACCGATACCGAGTTGGCCGATCTGGCGGCCGACACCGAGAAAGCGATCGCCCGGCTGACCGTGGCCGGTGACCGGCAGATCGATCAGGTCGAGGCCCGCGACCTCCCCCGCAAGGCAGGCTGCAGGACACTCATGCAGTTCATGACCCACCGGCTGCGGGTGTCCAACCCGGTGCGGCGCCGAATACAGATGGATGCCACCTCCCACCGGACCAGCCTGGGCGGCGACATTCTGGAGCCCGAACACCCCACGCTGGCCGAGGCGTTCGCTGTGGGAGCTGTTGGCTCCGGGCACGTGCAGGCCACCCTGGATGTCCTCGACCGCATCCCGGTAGCCGTCGACCACGACATCAAGGTCGCCGCCGAACGACAGATGGCCGAGATCGCCGTCGACCACACGCCTGCTGACATCACCCAACTCGGTGCCCGGCTGCTCGCTCACCTCGACCCCGACGGCACCCTCGCCGACGATTCGGACCAGAAACGACGCCGCGGCCTGTGGATCGGCCGGCAACGCGCCGATGGCACCGCCACCATCTCCGGCACCCTAACTCCCGAACTCCACGCCCGGCTGACGATGATGTTCGCCGTCTGGGGCAAACCCGGACTCAACAACCCCGACGACCCCCACTCGCCCCAAGGCCCGGCCGCCACCGCCGACCCCGACGCCCTGACCGCCGCCGCCGACCGCGACGGCCGCACCCCCGCCCAAACGAATCACGACGCCCTCGACGCCGCACTGGCCGCCAAATTTGCTGACGGCACTCTCGGCACCACGCATCGTGGGCTGCCGATGCAGCTGATCATCAAAGCCGACCTCGCTGATCTGATTCGTGAAGCCGGCCTCGCGACCACCGCCACCGGCACCCTGCTGCCCATCCCGGACCTGATCGCAATGGCCGCCGACATCCAACCGTGGTTGGCGATCTTCAAAGACCACACCACCGTGCCGCTGCACTTCGGTAGGGGGAAACGTCTCGCCACGCGCGAACAACGCCTGGCGTCGTTTGCCCGCCCCGATGGCGAAGTGTGCTCGGCACCAGGATGCGACCAACCCGCCACCCACGTCGACATGCATCACGCCCAGAAGGATTGGGCGAAGGGTGGTCTCACCGACATCGACGACCTCGCCCCCGCCTGCCCACGCCACAACCGCATGGTCGGCGACCAACCCGGGCAGTACACCACCCGCATCGTCCGGTCCGGGCCCGACGAAGGCCGCTGCCTCTGGCGGTTGAACGCTGAACCCGGGGCGCCACCCAACCCCGAACGCCTCAACCGTCGACCCGACATACCCCGACGGTTCGCACACCACCTGAACACCGTGCGCAACGACATCCACGGACCACCACCCCGGCCCGGCGATCACCCACGCCCAGACGGCCACACCCACGACGACGCACGCCGCTCATGGGCGACGATCAGCCACGTCATCGACGTCCGACCACCCCGACCCGGCCGACGACAGGTCCGCCCCTCCCTCGTCGAAGCACACCTCATGGAGCTACTCGCCACCCACTGA